Proteins found in one Lycium ferocissimum isolate CSIRO_LF1 chromosome 6, AGI_CSIRO_Lferr_CH_V1, whole genome shotgun sequence genomic segment:
- the LOC132060715 gene encoding NDR1/HIN1-like protein 13: MEERSPPAGHVNGKARNLLSSATSLRLSLTPTRSLDHTYVVQIPRDQVYRVPPPENAKIVEEHRQPTSQKKRKCTCCCMVLAALLVIGIMLGIIVLIVHMLYAPKCPEFSIANVHFKNVTLPQNGHQKNKSPPQTHPQFEIDLKIVNVNERMDVAFGKGNNGKATLTFKKHEIGQGKYPSISQKPKDSTNSHFNLGVGKLPGDIAKSLDDDKKPIPMTLSIQAPMEITSWAKNLKKDMIVTCDFDVESVKNKSKIKSEDCTTNF, translated from the coding sequence ATGGAGGAGCGGTCACCACCTGCCGGCCATGTAAACGGCAAAGCCAGAAACCTCCTTTCATCAGCCACATCGTTGCGTCTCTCTCTCACACCAACTCGCTCATTAGATCATACCTATGTTGTCCAAATCCCTCGCGATCAAGTTTATCGCGTCCCTCCTCCTGAAAATGCCAAAATTGTGGAGGAGCATCGCCAACCAACTTCTCAAAAGAAACGAAAATGTACATGTTGTTGTATGGTCCTGGCCGCGTTACTTGTAATAGGTATCATGCTAGGAATTATCGTGTTGATCGTGCACATGTTGTACGCCCCTAAATGTCCTGAATTTTCAATTGCGAATGTCCATTTCAAGAACGTTACGCTACCTCAAAATGGTCATCAAAAGAATAAGAGTCCTCCACAAACACACCCTCAATTTGAGATCGACTTGAAAATCGTTAATGTAAATGAGAGAATGGATGTCGCATTTGGTAAAGGAAATAATGGGAAAGCGACACTtactttcaagaaacatgaaattGGACAAGGGAAATATCCCTCGATTTCTCAAAAACCTAAGGATTCAACCAATTCACATTTCAACCTTGGTGTTGGGAAATTGCCTGGTGATATTGCAAAAAGTCTTGATGATGACAAGAAGCCTATACCAATGACTTTAAGCATTCAAGCACCAATGGAGATCACGAGCTGggcaaaaaatttaaagaaagacATGATTGTTACGTGTGATTTCGACGTTGAATCGGTGAAAAATAAATCCAAGATTAAATCCGAAGACTGTACGACTAATTTCTAA
- the LOC132061192 gene encoding uncharacterized protein LOC132061192, which yields MSLTSPKEIWDYLKKEYVADERIRGMQVLNLIREFELQRMKESETIKEYTDRLLGIVNKAQEQRRLMRQDGMVEGALAANHKTQSTGKNLKNYLPCQRLVEKWDIHHSDVERGQTQSVTSKHEADARVADEEEDHHLFVAMCISSKVSINSWLIDSGCTNHMTYDKSLFKELKPTEISKVRIGNGDQILIEGKGTVVIKTSSGNKTISDVLYVPNIDQNLLSICQLVEKRFKVSFEDKHCFINDVTGKEILKIKMRGKNFSFDPMEDVPVEQAKDQRPKKSEDDTPIEKAETKSEPRLKKACNVPKRIKAMEELSMFQENKIDKLKVKMQTE from the exons ATGTCTCTCACATCACcaaaagaaatttgggattatttgaagaaagaatatgTTGCAGATGAGAGAATACGAGGGATGCAAGTATTAAATTTGATAAGGGAGTTTGAGTTGCAGAGAATGAAAGAATCCGAGACTATCAAAGAGTACACAGACAGATTGCTTGGCATTGTTAACAAG GCACAGGAGCAAAGGAGGCTTATGAGGCAAGATGGTATGGTTGAAGGAGCCTTAGCAGCCAACCACAAAACTCAAAGCACgggtaaaaatttgaaaaattaccTACCTTGCCAAAGACTTGTGGAAAAATGGGACATCCACCATTCAGATGTTGAAAGAGGCCAGACGCAAAGTGTAACAAGT AAACATGAGGCAGATGCACGTGTAGCCGATGAAGAAGAAGACCACCATCTTTTTGTTGCAATGTGTATATCAAGTAAGGTTTCAATAAATTCTTGGTTGATTGATAGCGGTTGCACTAACCATATGACTTATGACAAGAGTTTATTCAAAGAGTTAAAACCCACTGAAATATCTAAAGTTAGGATCGGAAATGGTGACCAGATTCTTATTGAAGGAAAAGGAACCGTTGTCATTAAAACAAGTTCAGGTAATAAGACAATTTCAGATGTTCTTTATGTACCTAATATTGATCAGAACTTGTTGAGTATTTGTCAGTTGGTAGAAAAAAGATTCAAAGTATCCTTTGAGGATAAGCATTGTTTCATCAATGATGTTACtggaaaagaaattttaaaaattaagatGAGAGGTAAGAATTTCTCATTTGATCCAATGGAAGATGTTCCTGTAGAACAAGCAAAGGATCAAAGGCCTAAAAAATCAGAAGATGATACTCCAATTGAAAAAGCAGAAACAAAAAGTGAACCTAGGCTTAAAAAAGCTTGCAATGTTCCAAAAAGAATTAAAGCAATGGAGGAGCTGTCAATGTTTCAGGAAAATAAAATTGACAAGCTTAAAGTCAAGATGCAAACGGAGTAG